The following proteins are co-located in the Massilia litorea genome:
- the cspE gene encoding transcription antiterminator/RNA stability regulator CspE: MATGTVKWFNDSKGFGFITPDDGGEDLFAHFSAINMNGFKTLKEGQKVQFEVTQGPKGKQASNIQGM; this comes from the coding sequence ATGGCAACTGGTACTGTTAAGTGGTTCAATGATTCCAAAGGCTTTGGCTTCATCACTCCAGATGACGGCGGCGAGGATCTGTTCGCGCATTTCTCCGCAATCAACATGAACGGTTTTAAGACCCTCAAAGAAGGTCAGAAAGTCCAATTCGAAGTCACGCAAGGCCCTAAAGGCAAGCAAGCTTCCAACATCCAGGGCATGTAA
- the icd gene encoding NADP-dependent isocitrate dehydrogenase yields MYQHITVPADGQKITVNADFSLTVPDNPIIPYIEGDGTGIDITPVMLKVVDAAVAKAYGGRRKISWMEIFAGEKSTGIYGPDVWLPPETLEVVKDYVVSIKGPLTTPVGGGIRSLNVALRQELDLYVCLRPVRYFAGVPSPLKQPEKTDMVIFRENSEDIYAGIEWAAESEGAKKMIDFLVNEMGVRKIRFPETSGIGIKPVSREGTERLVRKAIQYAVDHDKPSVTIVHKGNIMKYTEGGFRDWAYALAQKEFGAELIDGGPWVRFKNPKTGRDIIIKDSIADAFLQQILLRPAEYSVIATLNLNGDYVSDALAAQVGGIGIAPGANMSDSVAMFEATHGTAPKYAGKDYVNPGSLILSAEMMLRHMGWTEAADLIISSMEKAITSKRVTYDFARLMEGATQVSCSGFGEVMIEQMQ; encoded by the coding sequence ATGTACCAACATATCACTGTACCTGCCGACGGCCAGAAAATCACGGTCAATGCCGATTTCTCGCTCACCGTGCCGGACAACCCGATCATCCCCTATATCGAAGGCGACGGCACCGGCATCGACATCACGCCGGTGATGCTCAAGGTGGTCGACGCGGCAGTGGCCAAGGCCTATGGCGGCCGGCGCAAGATCAGCTGGATGGAAATTTTTGCCGGCGAGAAGTCGACCGGCATCTACGGCCCCGACGTCTGGCTGCCGCCCGAGACCCTGGAGGTCGTGAAGGACTACGTGGTCTCGATCAAGGGCCCGCTGACGACGCCGGTCGGCGGCGGCATCCGTTCGCTCAACGTGGCGCTGCGCCAGGAACTCGACCTCTACGTCTGCCTGCGTCCGGTGCGCTATTTCGCCGGCGTGCCGTCGCCGCTGAAGCAGCCGGAAAAGACCGACATGGTCATCTTCCGCGAGAATTCGGAAGACATCTATGCCGGCATCGAGTGGGCGGCGGAGTCGGAAGGCGCGAAGAAGATGATCGACTTCCTCGTTAACGAAATGGGTGTCAGGAAAATCCGCTTCCCGGAAACCTCGGGCATCGGCATCAAGCCCGTCTCGCGCGAAGGCACCGAGCGCCTGGTGCGCAAGGCCATCCAGTACGCGGTCGACCACGACAAGCCATCGGTCACGATTGTCCACAAGGGCAACATCATGAAGTATACCGAAGGCGGTTTCCGCGACTGGGCCTATGCGCTGGCGCAGAAGGAATTCGGCGCCGAGCTGATCGACGGCGGCCCGTGGGTCCGCTTCAAGAACCCGAAGACGGGACGCGACATCATCATCAAGGATTCGATCGCCGACGCCTTCCTCCAGCAGATCCTGCTGCGCCCTGCCGAGTACAGCGTGATCGCCACCCTGAACCTGAACGGCGACTATGTCTCGGATGCGCTGGCGGCCCAGGTCGGCGGCATCGGCATCGCGCCGGGCGCCAACATGTCGGACTCGGTGGCCATGTTCGAGGCGACCCACGGCACCGCGCCCAAGTATGCGGGCAAGGATTACGTGAACCCGGGTTCGCTGATCCTGTCGGCTGAGATGATGCTGCGCCACATGGGCTGGACCGAAGCGGCCGACCTGATCATCTCGTCGATGGAAAAGGCGATCACCTCGAAGCGCGTGACCTACGACTTCGCGCGTTTGATGGAAGGCGCGACGCAAGTGTCGTGCTCGGGCTTTGGCGAGGTCATGATCGAGCAGATGCAATAA
- a CDS encoding pseudouridine synthase, producing the protein MPLILFNKPFQVLCQFSPQEGRESLADYLSIPGIYPAGRLDADSEGLMLLTDDGALQHKIAHPDHKEAKTYLVQVDGVPDAAALARLQAPLDLGDFVTKPCRAVRIAEPEWLWPRNPPIRTRADKPTGWIAITLEEGKNRQVRRMTAAVGLPTLRLVRSSIGPFSLATHPLMPGEFVEVPVTAIRR; encoded by the coding sequence ATGCCGCTTATTCTCTTCAATAAACCCTTCCAGGTCCTGTGCCAGTTTTCGCCGCAGGAAGGCCGCGAATCGCTTGCGGATTACCTCTCGATTCCCGGCATCTACCCCGCCGGCCGGCTGGACGCCGACAGCGAGGGCCTGATGCTGCTGACCGACGACGGCGCCCTGCAGCACAAGATCGCGCACCCGGACCACAAGGAAGCCAAGACCTACCTGGTGCAGGTGGACGGCGTGCCGGATGCCGCCGCCCTCGCCCGCCTGCAGGCGCCGCTCGACCTGGGCGATTTCGTGACGAAACCCTGCCGCGCGGTACGCATCGCCGAGCCCGAATGGCTGTGGCCGCGCAATCCGCCGATCCGTACCCGCGCCGACAAGCCGACGGGGTGGATTGCGATCACGCTGGAAGAGGGAAAGAACCGGCAGGTGCGGAGGATGACGGCGGCGGTCGGCTTGCCGACGTTGCGGCTGGTGCGCAGCAGTATCGGGCCGTTCAGTCTGGCGACGCATCCGCTGATGCCGGGCGAGTTCGTCGAGGTGCCGGTGACCGCGATAAGGCGATGA
- a CDS encoding S41 family peptidase, with the protein MNVPRTILALSLALIGNQAVAADPYFRFPAVRGDTVVFTAEGDLWRTTTSGGKATRLTTHPAAETHAAISHDGKFVAFAASYEGAQEAYVMPLEGGLPKRITFENGGVAVLGWTAQGEVLVSTENTTGPAKHRVVAALDPGSLKRRVLPLADANDAALDDTGRIVYFTRMGLSMTNDNVKSYRGGAHAQLWRFDLQGKGEAEPLFKGDSASYLANNRRAMWWQGRLYFISDAGGADNLWTANPDGSDRRVLTNHKEWDVRTASLGDGRIVYQLGADLRVFDIGSGSDTPLKASLVSDFDQQRMRRVKSPLEALTSIDVANKAERIVLTARGRVTIAGTGSHRRVEIAVPEGARARGAVFSHDDKSVYAIVDTSGENEIWRYAADGSGHGERLTTDGASHRLNLYPSPDGKWLAHTDKKGRTWLLDLASKTNVIVDDAGQVGLDPSNQVVWSPDSRNLAFVRVGSKERREQIGLFNLATRAMSFVTTDRYEADSPAFSPDGKWLYFLSARNFNVSNSGPWGDRNMGPVFDKRVGVYALALQPDVRFPFKPEDELTKPEEKSPEAAARAAVKAPGAEDGDKGAAVAAATAAAAASNAGPDKTKEPTPAIAWAGLRERLYEVPVDSGNYRALAVDDKRLYLLEAGEEPGKGTLKTVAIARSAPQPETFVANVREFGLSNDRKHIFYRTWAKGAPGDMLIVDAGAKAPADLSKSRVRIDDWAVSSNPRLEWKQMFNDAWRMHRDFLYDAKMRGIDWNAVRVRYAPLVERVTDRAELDDVLGMMVGEVGALHSQIRPGDVRRAASEGVPASLGAVLTRVPEGYRVERVYRSEPELPSEAGPLAAPDVDVREGDIITAVNGKSLVEARDIADLLLDTAGKQVLLHVKSGTGKPRAVIVTPATMARHASLRYADWEQGRAQQVEATSKGSIGYLHLRAMVARDINAFARDFYANINKEGLIIDVRRNSGGNIDSWIIEKLLRRSWAFWASNGKQPYSNMQNTFRGHLVVLMDELTYSDGETFAAGVKALKLGPLVGKRSAGAGVWLSDGNGLLDNGMARVAENGQFSSDGDWLIEGVGVTPDVEVDNLPHETFAGRDRQLEVALELLEKKMQEQPVKPWKPAAIPAIKR; encoded by the coding sequence ATGAACGTGCCCAGAACCATCCTCGCGCTGTCCCTGGCCCTGATCGGCAATCAGGCCGTGGCCGCCGATCCTTATTTCCGCTTCCCGGCCGTGCGCGGCGATACCGTGGTCTTCACCGCCGAGGGCGACCTCTGGCGCACGACCACGAGCGGCGGCAAGGCGACGCGCCTGACGACCCATCCGGCCGCTGAAACCCATGCCGCGATCTCGCACGACGGCAAGTTCGTCGCCTTTGCCGCCTCCTACGAAGGCGCACAGGAAGCCTATGTGATGCCGCTGGAAGGCGGCTTGCCGAAGCGGATCACCTTCGAGAACGGCGGCGTGGCGGTGCTGGGCTGGACCGCCCAGGGCGAGGTGCTGGTCAGCACCGAGAATACGACCGGTCCGGCCAAGCACCGCGTGGTCGCCGCGCTCGACCCGGGCAGCCTCAAGCGCCGCGTGCTGCCCCTGGCCGACGCCAACGACGCCGCGCTCGACGACACCGGGCGCATCGTCTATTTCACGCGCATGGGCCTGTCCATGACCAACGATAACGTCAAGTCCTACCGCGGCGGGGCCCATGCCCAGCTGTGGCGCTTCGACTTGCAAGGCAAAGGCGAGGCCGAGCCGCTGTTCAAGGGCGACTCTGCCAGTTACCTCGCCAACAACCGGCGCGCCATGTGGTGGCAGGGACGGCTGTACTTCATCAGCGATGCCGGCGGGGCCGACAATCTCTGGACGGCGAATCCGGACGGCAGCGACCGGCGCGTCCTCACCAATCACAAGGAATGGGATGTGCGCACCGCCTCGCTCGGCGACGGCCGCATCGTCTACCAGCTTGGCGCCGACCTGCGCGTGTTCGACATCGGCAGTGGCAGCGACACGCCCTTGAAAGCGAGCCTGGTGTCGGACTTCGACCAGCAGCGCATGCGCCGGGTAAAATCGCCGCTCGAGGCCCTGACCAGCATCGACGTGGCGAACAAGGCCGAGCGCATCGTGCTGACCGCGCGCGGGCGCGTCACCATCGCGGGCACGGGCAGCCATCGCCGCGTCGAGATCGCGGTGCCCGAGGGCGCGCGTGCGCGCGGCGCCGTCTTCAGCCACGACGACAAATCGGTCTACGCCATCGTCGACACCAGCGGCGAGAACGAGATCTGGCGCTATGCCGCCGACGGCTCGGGCCACGGCGAGCGGCTCACCACCGACGGCGCCAGCCACCGCCTGAACCTGTATCCGTCCCCCGACGGCAAATGGCTGGCCCATACCGACAAGAAGGGCCGCACCTGGCTGCTCGACCTGGCGAGTAAAACCAATGTCATCGTCGACGACGCCGGCCAGGTCGGCCTCGACCCGTCGAACCAGGTGGTCTGGTCGCCCGACAGCCGCAACCTCGCTTTCGTCCGCGTCGGCAGCAAGGAGCGCCGCGAGCAGATCGGCCTGTTCAATCTCGCGACCAGGGCCATGAGCTTTGTCACGACCGACCGCTACGAGGCCGACTCGCCGGCCTTCTCGCCGGACGGGAAGTGGCTGTACTTCCTCTCGGCGCGCAATTTCAACGTGAGCAATAGCGGCCCCTGGGGCGACCGCAACATGGGGCCCGTGTTCGACAAACGGGTCGGCGTGTATGCGTTGGCGCTGCAGCCGGATGTCCGCTTCCCCTTCAAGCCCGAGGACGAGCTGACCAAACCGGAAGAGAAGTCGCCGGAAGCCGCGGCCAGGGCGGCGGTGAAGGCACCGGGCGCCGAAGATGGGGACAAGGGTGCCGCCGTGGCAGCTGCCACGGCGGCAGCGGCAGCCAGCAATGCAGGCCCCGACAAGACCAAAGAGCCGACGCCGGCCATCGCCTGGGCCGGCCTGCGCGAGCGCCTGTACGAAGTGCCTGTCGATTCGGGCAACTACCGCGCGCTCGCGGTCGACGACAAGCGCCTGTATCTGCTCGAAGCCGGCGAGGAGCCCGGCAAAGGCACGCTCAAGACCGTGGCGATCGCGCGCAGCGCGCCGCAGCCCGAAACCTTTGTCGCCAACGTGCGCGAATTCGGCTTGTCGAACGACCGCAAGCACATCTTCTACCGTACCTGGGCCAAGGGTGCGCCGGGCGACATGCTGATCGTCGACGCCGGGGCCAAGGCTCCTGCCGACCTGAGCAAGTCCAGGGTCAGGATCGACGACTGGGCGGTGAGCTCGAATCCGCGCCTGGAGTGGAAGCAGATGTTCAACGACGCCTGGCGCATGCATCGCGACTTCCTGTATGACGCGAAGATGCGCGGCATCGACTGGAACGCCGTGCGCGTGCGCTACGCGCCCCTGGTCGAGCGCGTGACCGACCGCGCGGAACTGGACGACGTGCTGGGCATGATGGTGGGCGAGGTCGGCGCGCTGCATTCGCAGATCCGTCCGGGCGACGTGCGCCGCGCCGCCAGCGAAGGTGTGCCGGCCAGCCTGGGCGCCGTGCTGACGCGCGTGCCTGAGGGCTACCGGGTCGAGCGGGTCTACCGCAGCGAGCCGGAGCTGCCGTCGGAGGCAGGACCGCTGGCGGCCCCCGACGTCGACGTCCGGGAAGGTGACATCATCACGGCGGTGAACGGTAAATCGCTGGTCGAAGCCCGCGACATCGCCGACCTGCTGCTCGACACGGCCGGCAAGCAGGTGCTGCTGCACGTGAAGAGCGGTACCGGAAAGCCGCGCGCGGTGATCGTCACGCCGGCCACGATGGCGCGCCACGCCAGCCTGCGCTACGCCGACTGGGAACAGGGCAGGGCGCAGCAGGTCGAGGCCACGTCGAAAGGCAGCATCGGCTACCTGCACCTGCGCGCGATGGTGGCGCGCGACATCAACGCCTTTGCGCGCGACTTCTACGCCAACATCAATAAGGAGGGCCTGATCATCGACGTGCGCCGGAATAGCGGCGGCAACATCGACAGCTGGATCATCGAAAAGCTGTTGCGCCGCTCCTGGGCCTTCTGGGCCTCGAACGGCAAGCAGCCGTACTCGAACATGCAGAACACCTTCCGCGGCCACCTGGTGGTGCTGATGGACGAGCTGACCTATTCCGACGGCGAGACCTTCGCGGCCGGCGTCAAGGCGCTCAAGCTCGGGCCCCTGGTCGGCAAGCGCAGCGCCGGCGCCGGCGTCTGGCTCAGCGACGGCAACGGCCTGCTCGACAACGGCATGGCGCGCGTCGCCGAGAACGGCCAGTTCTCGAGCGACGGCGACTGGCTGATCGAAGGCGTCGGCGTCACGCCCGACGTCGAAGTCGACAACCTGCCGCACGAGACCTTCGCGGGACGCGACCGCCAGCTCGAGGTAGCGCTCGAACTGCTCGAGAAGAAGATGCAGGAACAGCCGGTCAAGCCGTGGAAGCCGGCGGCGATCCCGGCGATCAAGCGGTAA
- the clpS gene encoding ATP-dependent Clp protease adapter ClpS, whose protein sequence is MATKHDTEQLLERQVVKPPPLYQVALLNDDYTPMEFVVAIIQEYFNKDRETATQIMLSVHRHGKGVCGVFSKDIACTKVEFVLTHARKAGHPLQCVMEEV, encoded by the coding sequence ATGGCAACCAAGCACGATACCGAACAGCTGCTGGAGCGGCAAGTCGTAAAACCACCGCCCCTGTACCAGGTGGCGTTGCTGAATGATGACTACACACCGATGGAGTTTGTGGTGGCCATCATTCAGGAGTACTTCAACAAGGATCGCGAGACGGCGACGCAGATCATGCTTTCCGTGCACCGTCATGGTAAAGGAGTGTGCGGCGTGTTTTCCAAAGATATAGCGTGTACCAAAGTGGAGTTTGTCTTAACGCATGCGCGCAAGGCGGGGCACCCCCTGCAGTGCGTGATGGAGGAAGTATGA
- a CDS encoding NADP-dependent isocitrate dehydrogenase has product MSSNPTIIYTLTDEAPLLATHAFLPVVSTFTKAAGIDVVSSDISVAARILAAFPEALTPEQRVPDALAELGKKTLEPDANIIKLPNISASVGQLTAAIKELQEKGYKLPDYPADPKTDEEKAIKARYGKCIGSAVNPVLREGNSDRRAPRAVKEYARKNPHSMQPWSPASRTHVSHMTHGDFYHGEKSMTLDRARDVKMELITKSGQTIVLKPKVSLQDGEIIDSMFMSRKALLEFYQQQIDDAKETGVLFSLHVKATMMKVSHPIVFGHCVRMFYKEAFEKHGALFDSLGINVNNGMADLYNKIANLPASQREEIERDLHACQEHRPALAMVDSAKGITNFHSPNDVIVDASMPAMIRAGGKMYDANGKLKEVKAVIPESTFARIYQEIINFCKWHGAFDPKTMGTVPNVGLMAQQAEEYGSHDKTFEVPEDGVANITDIATGEVLLSQNVEQGDIWRMCQVKDAPIRDWVKLAVTRARNSGMPAVFWLDPYRPHENELIKKVKTYLKDHDTTGLDIQIMSQVRAMRYTLERVKRGLDTISVTGNILRDYLTDLFPIMELGTSAKMLSIVPLMAGGGMYETGAGGSAPKHVQQLVEENHLRWDSLGEFLALAVSLEDLGIKTGSNKAKVLAKTLDAATGKLLDNRKSPSPKTGELDNRGSQFYLSLYWAQELAAQKEDAELAAYFAPLAKNLAENEARIVAELLEVQGKPVDIGGYYKADEAKVKAIMRPSKTFNAALESLGA; this is encoded by the coding sequence ATGAGCAGTAATCCGACCATCATCTACACCCTGACCGACGAGGCGCCGCTGCTGGCGACCCACGCCTTCCTGCCTGTCGTCAGCACCTTCACCAAGGCCGCCGGCATCGATGTCGTGTCGAGCGACATTTCGGTCGCGGCCCGCATCCTGGCCGCCTTCCCGGAAGCCCTGACGCCGGAGCAGCGCGTGCCTGACGCGCTGGCCGAGCTGGGCAAGAAGACGCTCGAGCCGGACGCGAACATCATCAAGCTGCCGAACATCAGCGCCTCGGTCGGCCAGCTGACCGCCGCGATCAAGGAACTGCAGGAGAAGGGCTATAAGCTGCCCGACTACCCGGCCGACCCGAAGACCGACGAAGAAAAGGCCATCAAGGCACGCTACGGCAAGTGCATCGGCTCCGCCGTGAACCCGGTACTGCGCGAAGGTAACTCGGACCGCCGCGCACCGCGCGCCGTGAAAGAATACGCACGCAAGAACCCGCATTCGATGCAGCCATGGTCGCCGGCATCGCGCACCCACGTCTCGCACATGACCCACGGCGACTTCTACCATGGCGAAAAGTCGATGACCCTCGACCGCGCACGCGACGTCAAGATGGAACTGATCACCAAGAGCGGCCAGACCATCGTCCTGAAACCAAAGGTGTCGCTGCAGGATGGCGAGATCATCGATTCGATGTTCATGAGCCGCAAGGCCCTGCTCGAGTTCTACCAGCAGCAGATCGACGACGCGAAAGAAACCGGCGTCCTGTTCTCGCTGCACGTCAAGGCGACGATGATGAAGGTCTCGCACCCGATCGTCTTCGGCCACTGCGTGCGCATGTTCTACAAGGAAGCCTTCGAGAAGCACGGCGCCCTGTTCGACAGCCTCGGCATCAACGTCAACAACGGCATGGCCGACCTGTACAACAAGATCGCCAACCTGCCTGCTTCGCAGCGCGAAGAAATCGAGCGCGACCTGCACGCCTGCCAGGAACACCGCCCGGCGCTGGCCATGGTCGACTCGGCCAAGGGCATCACCAACTTCCACTCGCCGAACGACGTCATCGTCGACGCGTCGATGCCTGCGATGATCCGCGCCGGCGGCAAGATGTACGATGCCAACGGCAAGCTGAAGGAAGTCAAGGCAGTCATCCCGGAATCGACCTTCGCCCGTATCTACCAGGAGATCATCAACTTCTGCAAATGGCACGGCGCCTTCGATCCGAAGACCATGGGCACCGTCCCGAACGTGGGCCTGATGGCGCAGCAGGCCGAGGAATACGGTTCGCACGACAAGACCTTCGAAGTGCCGGAAGACGGCGTCGCCAACATCACCGACATCGCCACCGGCGAAGTCCTGCTGTCGCAGAACGTCGAGCAGGGCGACATCTGGCGCATGTGCCAGGTCAAGGACGCACCGATCCGCGACTGGGTCAAGCTGGCCGTGACGCGCGCGCGCAACTCGGGCATGCCGGCCGTGTTCTGGCTGGATCCGTACCGTCCGCACGAAAATGAGCTGATCAAGAAGGTCAAGACCTACCTGAAGGATCACGACACGACCGGCCTGGACATCCAGATCATGTCGCAGGTGCGTGCGATGCGCTACACGCTGGAACGCGTCAAGCGCGGCCTGGACACCATCTCGGTGACCGGCAACATCCTGCGCGACTACCTGACCGACCTGTTCCCGATCATGGAACTGGGCACCAGCGCCAAGATGCTGTCGATCGTCCCGCTGATGGCCGGTGGCGGCATGTACGAAACCGGCGCCGGCGGTTCGGCACCGAAGCACGTGCAGCAGCTGGTCGAAGAGAACCACCTGCGCTGGGATTCGCTGGGCGAGTTCCTGGCCCTGGCCGTGTCGCTGGAAGACCTGGGCATCAAGACCGGCAGCAACAAGGCCAAGGTCCTGGCGAAAACGCTCGACGCCGCGACCGGCAAGCTGCTGGACAACCGCAAGTCGCCTTCGCCGAAGACCGGCGAGCTCGACAACCGCGGCAGCCAGTTCTACCTGTCGCTGTACTGGGCCCAGGAATTGGCCGCGCAGAAGGAAGATGCCGAACTGGCCGCTTACTTCGCGCCGCTGGCGAAGAACCTGGCCGAGAACGAAGCCAGGATCGTTGCCGAGCTGCTGGAAGTGCAGGGCAAGCCGGTCGATATCGGTGGCTACTACAAGGCCGATGAGGCGAAGGTGAAGGCGATCATGCGCCCGAGCAAGACGTTCAACGCCGCGCTGGAGTCGCTGGGCGCGTAA
- the clpA gene encoding ATP-dependent Clp protease ATP-binding subunit ClpA — translation MIAQELEVSLHMAFVEARQARHEFITVEHLLLALLDNPSAAEVLRACAVNIDDLRKTLTNFIGDNTPTVPGTGEVDTQPTLGFQRVIQRAIMHVQSASNGKKEVTGANVLVAIFGEKDSHAVYYLHQQGVTRLDVVNFISHGVRKDQQIDSQKASEGVEEAQVEGATKESPLDQFTQNLNKAAADGKIDPLIGREEEVDRVIQILCRRRKNNPLLVGEAGVGKTAIAEGLAWRIVQEEVPEILQNAVVFSLDMGALLAGTKYRGDFEQRLKAVLKQLKDTPNGILFIDEIHTIIGAGSASGGTLDASNLLKPALANGQLKCIGATTFTEFRGVFEKDHALSRRFQKVDVNEPSVEQTVQILRGLKSRFEEHHGVKYSSSALSTAAELAARFINDRHLPDKAIDVIDEAGAAQRILPKSKQKKTIGKTEIEEIIAKIARIPPQTVNQDDRSKLQTIDRDLRNVVFGQDPAIDALASAIKMARAGLGKQDKPIGSFLFSGPTGVGKTEVAKQLAFILGIELIRFDMSEYMERHAVSRLIGAPPGYVGFDQGGLLTEAITKKPHAVLLLDEIEKAHPDIFNILLQVMDHGTLTDNNGRKADFRNVIIIMTTNAGAESLTKRSVGFVDSKAAGDEMADIKRMFTPEFRNRLDATISFRALDEEIILRVVDKFLMQLEEQLHEKKVEAIFTEKLRKFLASKGFDPQMGARPMSRLIQDMIRKALADELLFGRLVNGGRVTVDLNEKDDVTLEFPEGDALPPPAPAETVEIE, via the coding sequence ATGATTGCGCAGGAACTTGAAGTATCCCTACACATGGCCTTTGTCGAAGCTCGACAGGCACGGCACGAGTTCATTACCGTGGAGCACCTGCTGCTTGCGCTCCTCGACAATCCCTCGGCCGCTGAAGTCCTGCGTGCATGCGCGGTCAATATCGATGACCTGCGCAAGACCCTGACCAATTTCATCGGTGACAACACCCCGACCGTGCCCGGCACGGGCGAGGTCGACACCCAACCGACGCTCGGCTTTCAGCGCGTGATCCAGCGCGCGATCATGCACGTGCAGTCGGCCTCGAACGGCAAGAAGGAAGTCACGGGCGCCAACGTGCTCGTCGCGATCTTCGGCGAGAAGGACTCGCACGCCGTTTACTACCTGCACCAGCAGGGCGTGACCCGCCTCGACGTGGTCAACTTCATCTCGCACGGCGTGCGCAAGGACCAGCAGATCGACAGCCAGAAGGCGTCGGAAGGCGTGGAAGAGGCGCAAGTCGAAGGCGCGACGAAAGAGAGCCCGCTCGACCAGTTCACCCAGAACCTGAACAAGGCTGCCGCCGACGGCAAGATCGATCCGCTGATCGGTCGCGAAGAGGAAGTGGACCGCGTGATCCAGATCCTGTGCCGCCGCCGCAAGAACAATCCGCTGCTCGTCGGCGAGGCCGGGGTCGGCAAGACCGCGATCGCGGAAGGCCTGGCATGGCGCATCGTCCAGGAAGAGGTGCCCGAGATCCTGCAGAACGCCGTCGTGTTCTCGCTCGACATGGGTGCGCTGCTGGCCGGCACCAAGTACCGCGGCGATTTCGAGCAGCGCCTGAAAGCCGTGTTGAAACAGTTGAAGGATACGCCGAACGGCATCCTGTTCATCGACGAGATCCACACGATCATCGGCGCCGGCTCGGCTTCGGGCGGCACGCTCGACGCCTCGAACCTGCTGAAACCGGCCCTGGCCAACGGTCAGCTGAAGTGCATCGGCGCGACCACGTTCACGGAATTCCGCGGCGTGTTCGAGAAGGACCATGCCCTCAGCCGCCGCTTCCAGAAGGTGGACGTGAACGAGCCGTCGGTCGAGCAGACCGTGCAGATCCTGCGTGGCCTGAAGTCGCGCTTCGAAGAGCACCACGGCGTGAAGTATTCGTCGTCGGCGCTGTCGACCGCGGCGGAACTGGCGGCACGCTTCATCAACGACCGTCACCTGCCCGATAAAGCGATCGACGTCATCGACGAAGCGGGTGCAGCCCAGCGCATCCTGCCGAAGTCGAAGCAGAAGAAAACCATCGGCAAGACCGAGATCGAGGAAATCATCGCCAAGATCGCCCGTATCCCACCGCAAACGGTCAACCAGGACGACCGCAGCAAGCTGCAGACGATCGACCGCGACCTGCGCAACGTCGTTTTCGGCCAGGATCCTGCGATCGACGCGCTGGCGTCCGCCATCAAGATGGCGCGCGCGGGTCTCGGAAAACAGGACAAGCCGATCGGCTCCTTCCTGTTCTCCGGTCCGACCGGTGTCGGCAAGACCGAGGTGGCCAAGCAGCTGGCCTTTATCCTCGGCATCGAGCTGATTCGCTTCGACATGTCGGAGTACATGGAGCGTCACGCCGTGTCGCGCCTGATCGGTGCGCCGCCGGGCTATGTCGGCTTCGACCAGGGCGGTCTGCTGACGGAAGCCATCACCAAGAAGCCGCACGCGGTGCTGCTGCTGGACGAGATTGAAAAAGCCCACCCGGACATTTTCAACATCCTGCTGCAGGTGATGGACCACGGCACGCTGACCGACAACAACGGACGCAAGGCCGACTTCCGCAACGTGATCATCATCATGACCACGAACGCGGGCGCCGAAAGCCTGACCAAGCGCTCGGTGGGCTTCGTGGATTCGAAGGCGGCAGGCGACGAGATGGCCGACATCAAGCGCATGTTCACGCCGGAGTTCCGCAACCGCCTGGACGCGACCATCAGCTTCCGCGCGCTGGACGAGGAAATCATCCTGCGCGTCGTGGACAAGTTCCTGATGCAGCTGGAAGAGCAGCTGCACGAGAAGAAGGTGGAAGCCATCTTCACCGAGAAACTGCGCAAGTTCCTCGCCTCGAAGGGCTTCGATCCGCAGATGGGTGCACGCCCGATGTCGCGCCTGATCCAGGACATGATCAGGAAAGCCCTGGCCGACGAGCTGCTGTTCGGCCGCCTGGTCAACGGTGGACGCGTCACGGTCGACCTGAACGAGAAGGACGACGTCACGCTCGAGTTCCCGGAAGGCGACGCACTGCCGCCGCCGGCCCCGGCCGAGACGGTCGAGATCGAGTAA